The window CTTCCGCGAGGTCATGGACGAGGCGCACGGCGGATCCGGGCTGATCTGGGACTTCGGCAGGACGCTGGTCAAGCAGGCCGTCGCCGCGCGCTGACGGCCCGCCGACCTCGGGGGCGGGGCTCGGGAACCGGGCCCCGCCGCGTCAGACCAGGAGCCGGTCCCGCAGCCGGCCGAGGGTCTCGGGCCGCAGCCCGAGGCCCTCCGCCAGGTAGGGGTCCACCCCGCCCCAGACCTCGTCGATGGTGTCGAAGGCGGCCAGCAGGTATTCGGCGCGGGCGTCGAAGAGCGGCTGGAGCAGCTCCATGACCTCGGGGGAACGGGCCTCGGGCGACTCGTCGCTGCGGCGCACGCGGTAGCGGCGGTGCGGGGCGTTCGACTCCAGGTAGTCCGCCACGATCGCCTCACGCTCGACGCCCACGGCGAGCAGGGTGACGGCGATCGACAGGCCGGCCCGGTCCTTGCCGGCCGCGCAGTGCATGAGGGCGGGGACGCTGTCCTCGGCGAGGGCGTGCACGACCCGGCTGTGCTCGGCGGTGCGCTGCCGGATGATCCCGCGGTACGAGTTCGACATGCGGGCCGCCGCCTTGCCGTCGCCGAGGATCTCGCGCAGCTGGACGAGGTCGCCGTCGCGGACCAGCCGCCAGAACTCCCGTCCGTCGGCCGGGTCCGAGAGCGGGATGTTGAGGTTCCGGACGCCGGGCAGCTCGACGTCCGGACCCTCCAGCGCGTGGTCGGCGCCGTTGCGGAAGTCGAAGATGGTGTGGAGGCCGAGCGAGGCGAGGAATTCTGCATCGCTTTCGGTGGCATGTGCGAGATGTCCGCTTCGGAACAATCGTCCCGTACTGACCGTTCGTCCGTCAGAAGTCGGCAATCCGCCCACATCGCGGAAATTGCGCACTCCGGTCAGCTCCGGCTCCTGTATCTGCTGGGTCAAAGCAACTCCTCCGCCACGTCGTGGGGCCTCTGTCCGAATTACACTGTTTGGCGCCAACTTGCCATATCGGGAGGCGAGATCGGGCGCGTCCCCGTGAGCCAGATCATACGGTGACCGTGAGTGCCTGATCGCTAAAGGCGAATGGCCCAGTCGGGGCGGCTGTTGGCCGTGCGGAATGGACGGAGGGTGACGGTAATTCCTTCGGTCCCTCATGTCTGTGATTCCGTCAGGGAATTCGCGGCTTGTTCCCCGTGGCCGCAAGGGATTACCTTCGCGATCGATCCGGGTGGACCGCCAAATCCTGCCGCCTCCCGGAAACCGCACCCGACCTATTCGCGCGGCAGGAGCGGGGGAACCAGGTAAGCCGCCGTACCGGAGATCTTTTCGCCGGGACGGCTCGGGGTGAAGCCGTTCATGTCCAGTACATGCACGGCCGGACATCTCCAGTCCGAACCCGACAGCTCACCTCGCAGGCGCCGGAGAGGAATTCGTCATGCCTGCAAAGGGTAAGCACCGCCGTCCCAAGTCCCTTTCCCTTTCGCGCGGTTTCGCCGTTGCGGGAACCGGTGGTGCGGCCCTCGCGCTGCCGCTGATCGGAGCCGCCGGCGCCCACGCGGCCGGTGCCCCGGCCGCCGCGACCGCGGTCGCCCCCGCGGTGGCCCCGCAGGCCCCGGCCGCTCTGCAGGCGGCTCCCGTCGCCGCCACCGCGGCCGCGCCGACCGTCTACACGGTCGTGCCGGGCGACTACCTCTCCAAGATCGCCGTTGAGCGCCACCTCTCCGGCGGCTGGGAGCAGCTGTACGCCGACAACCGCGAGGCCGTCGGCAGCAACCCGTCGCTGATCCACCCCGGCCTGAAGCTGACCCTCGGTGGTCCGGGCGGGGCGAAGCCGGCCGAGGCCGCTCCCGAGGCCGAGGCGAAGCCGGCCGCGGAGCCCGCGCCGGAGTCCGCCGCGAAGTCCGCCCCCTCCGTGCGCAAGCAGGCCGGGAAGGCCGCCCCGGCGCAGCAGGAAGCCGCCGCCGAGGCACCCGCCGCTCCGCAGTCGGCCGCCGGCTTCGTCGCCCCGGTCGGCGGCGGGATCTCCACCCAGTACAAGGTCGCGGGCGCCATGTGGTCCTCCGGCTACCACACCGGCGTGGACTTCATCGCCTCCATGGGCACCAGCGTCAGGGCCGTCGGCGCGGGCACCGTGGTCTCCGCCGGCTGGAGCGGCTCGTACGGCAACGAGGTCGTCATCCAGCACGCGGACGGCAAGTACTCGCAGTACGCCCACCTGTCCCAGCTCTCGGTCTCCTCCGGTCGGAGCGTGACCGCCGGCCAGTCCATCGGGCTCTCCGGCTCCACCGGCAACTCGACCGGCCCGCACCTCCACTTCGAGATCCGTACGACCCCGTCCTACGGCTCGGACCTGGACCCGATCGCGTACCTCCGCTCGAAGGGCGCGAGCCTCTGACGGCACCCGCCGTCGGACCACCGACACACGTGAGGCCGGGACCCGAGGGGGGTCCCGGCCTCACGTGTACTTATTCCTTATCCCCCACGTGGTACAGATCACGGTCCGTCAACCCCTCATTACGTTGGCGTAGGTTGGTTACGGGAGTGAAGTATGGGTTCCCGTGGCAGCGACGACGACCAAACTCAAGACCATCGGCTCGTACGCGGCGATCGGGGACAGCTTCACCGAAGGCGTGGGGGACCCGGGACCCGGGGATTCCTATCTCGGCTGGGCGGACCGGCTCGCCGTGCTCCTGGCCGATCAGCGCGACGAGCACGACTTCCGGTATGCGAATCTGGCGGTGCGGGGGAAGCTCCTGGACCAGATCGTGGCCGACCAGCTCCCGAGAGCCAAGGACCTCGCGCCGGACCTCGTGACCTTCTGCGCGGGCGGCAACGACATCATCCGGCCCGGCACCGACCCGGACGACGTGGCGGAGCGGTTCGAGGCGGCCGTGGCCGACCTCACCGGGTCCGTCGGCCTTGTCATGATCACCACGGGCTTCGACACCCGGGGCGTACCGGTGCTCAAGCACCTCCGCGGCAAGGTCGCGACCTACAGTGCACACGTCCGCGCCATCGCCGACCGCTACGAGTGCCCGGTGCTCGACCTCTGGTCGCTGAAGTCCGTACAGGACCGGCGGGCCTGGGACACGGACCGGCTGCACCTCTCTCCCGAGGGCCACACGCGGGTCGCGCTGCGCGCCGCGCAGGTGCTCGGGCTGGACGTACCGGCCGACCCCGACCAGCCGTGGCCCCCGGAGCGGCCGCGCGGCTCGGTGGACGTGACCCGGGACAACATCCAGTGGGCCCGCGAACACCTCGCCCCGTGGATCGGGCGGCGGCTGCGCGGGGAGTCCTCCGGGGACCACGTCGAGGCGAAGCGGCCGGACCTGCTGCCGCTGTAGCGGCGCGGGAGCGACAAGCGGAATCCTTCGGGGCCGGTGTGCGTTGGGATGGTCGTAGAGATACGGCCATCCTGACCCCATCCTCCCTGGAGGCGCTTTGACCGGCTCCCGTCCCTTGCGTCCGCGGCTGCGTGCCCTGCGGCCCGAAGCCTTCGGCGCGGACCCGTCCGGCGCCCGGCTCGAGCGGATCCGCCGCTCGCCGAACTTCGCCGACGGAGTCTTCCAGAACCCGGTCGGGGCCCGGAACAGGCCCTCGGGTTCGATGGCGGAGTTCGCCAAGATCTACTTCCACCGGGAGCAGCGGGTCCGCCGCAGCCCCGCCGCGCCGATCCCGGTGCACCCGACGACCCTCGCGGACCTGGCGAAGCCGCCCGCGAGCGGCCTGCGGCTGACCTGGATGGGGCACTCCAGCGTGCTCGCGGAGATCGACGGGCGCCGGGTGCTGTTCGACCCGGTCTGGGGCGAGCGGTGCTCCCCCTTCCCCTTCGCCGGGCCCAAGCGGCTGCACCCGGTGCCGGTCCCGCTGTCCTCGCTGGGCGAGGTCGACGTCGTGGTCATCTCGCACGACCACTACGACCACCTCGACCTGCCGACGATCAAGGAGCTGGCCGGTACGGACACGGTCTTCGCCGTGCCGCTCGGGGTCGGCGCGCACCTGGAGCGCTGGGGCGTACCGGCCGACCGGCTGCGCGAGCTGGACTGGAACGAGAGCACCAAGATCGCCGGACTGTCCCTCACGGCGACCCCCGCCCGGCACTTCTGCGGCCGTGGCCTGCGCAACCAGCAGCACACCCTGTGGGCGTCCTGGGTCGTCGCGGGCGACGAGCACCGGATCTACCACAGCGGGGACACCGGCTACTTCCCCGGCTTCGAGGAGATCGGTGCCGAGCACGGGCCCTTCGACGCCACGATGATCCAGATCGGCGCGTATTCGGAGTACTGGCCCGACATCCACATGACGCCCGAGGAGGGCATGCGCGCCCACCTCGACCTGCAGGGCGGCACCCCCCACGGCACGATGCTGCCGATCCACTGGGGCACCTTCAACCTGGCCCTTCATCCGTGGGACGAGCCGGGAGAGGGCACGCTGGCCGCGGCCGAGGGGGCCGGAGCGGCCGTCGCCCTGCCGATCCCCGGCCAGCCGTTCGAGCCCGGCACCGCCGGAGCCCCGAGCATGCCGTGGTGGCGCCCGTTCGTGGCCGGGGAGCGGACGGGCGGCCCGGTCGACGGCCCTTCGGCCGTTCCTCCGCTGGGAGCCGGGTCAGTGGCGGGAACGGCGGCGCGCGTGGGTTCCGCGGGAACCGGCGGACAGGAGAAGCCGGAGTCCGTCGGGTCGTAGCGCACCGCGCGGACGGACCTTCCGGCCGCCCCGGCACATCGGGGCGGCCGCCGGCCGTCCCGGGACCGGTCCGGCCGGCGGCCGCGGGGCGGCGCCGGGGCGGTCCGCGGGGTCCGACCGGCGCATTCGGGCGGCTGTACGAGCGCTCCACCGGGAGCGGGAAGCACCCCCGCGAAGTTCGCCAACTGGCCGTCCGGGGCGCGGTAACGAGGTCTAGCGTGGGTATTCGGTGATCAACACCGGACCCCGGGAACGCTGGGGGCCGGGCCCCACGTACCGAGGACGCCGATGTCCGGACCCCGCGCCGCCCGCCACGCCCCGTCGAGACACGCCGTCACCGGTCCCGGTAGGCAGATACGCCCCCAGCTGGTGCGCGCCGCCGTGCTGCCCACGCTCGCCGCCGCGCTCAGCGGGGCAGCCGCGGTGATCTTCACCCTCCAGCTCGGCGGGGGAGCCGGCGACCGCGACGCCCGGCTCTGGCCGGTGCTCACCGGCTGCGCCCTCCTCGTCGTCGGCGCGCTCGCTGCGGCCCTGCTCGGGGCCCAGCGCGCCGCCAAGGCCGTACGGGACCGGTGCGAGGCGCTGCGCCGTTCCAGCGTGCGCGGCCGCCACGAGCTGCGCACGGCCGCCAACCTGCTGGAACGGGGCGAAGCCCCGCCCCGCCAGGCGCGCGGGGGCCCGGGCGCGGCCCCGCCCGGCGGGGATCCGGCCGGGACGGACGAGTTCTGGCTGCTCTCCCAGGAGCTGCGCGGAGCCCGGGAACAGGCGCACACGACCCTCCTGCGGCTGGCCGGACCGGCCGCCCCGTCCGACA is drawn from Streptomyces sp. NBC_01232 and contains these coding sequences:
- a CDS encoding tyrosine-protein phosphatase, which produces MTQQIQEPELTGVRNFRDVGGLPTSDGRTVSTGRLFRSGHLAHATESDAEFLASLGLHTIFDFRNGADHALEGPDVELPGVRNLNIPLSDPADGREFWRLVRDGDLVQLREILGDGKAAARMSNSYRGIIRQRTAEHSRVVHALAEDSVPALMHCAAGKDRAGLSIAVTLLAVGVEREAIVADYLESNAPHRRYRVRRSDESPEARSPEVMELLQPLFDARAEYLLAAFDTIDEVWGGVDPYLAEGLGLRPETLGRLRDRLLV
- a CDS encoding LysM peptidoglycan-binding domain-containing M23 family metallopeptidase, translated to MPAKGKHRRPKSLSLSRGFAVAGTGGAALALPLIGAAGAHAAGAPAAATAVAPAVAPQAPAALQAAPVAATAAAPTVYTVVPGDYLSKIAVERHLSGGWEQLYADNREAVGSNPSLIHPGLKLTLGGPGGAKPAEAAPEAEAKPAAEPAPESAAKSAPSVRKQAGKAAPAQQEAAAEAPAAPQSAAGFVAPVGGGISTQYKVAGAMWSSGYHTGVDFIASMGTSVRAVGAGTVVSAGWSGSYGNEVVIQHADGKYSQYAHLSQLSVSSGRSVTAGQSIGLSGSTGNSTGPHLHFEIRTTPSYGSDLDPIAYLRSKGASL
- a CDS encoding SGNH/GDSL hydrolase family protein, with product MAATTTKLKTIGSYAAIGDSFTEGVGDPGPGDSYLGWADRLAVLLADQRDEHDFRYANLAVRGKLLDQIVADQLPRAKDLAPDLVTFCAGGNDIIRPGTDPDDVAERFEAAVADLTGSVGLVMITTGFDTRGVPVLKHLRGKVATYSAHVRAIADRYECPVLDLWSLKSVQDRRAWDTDRLHLSPEGHTRVALRAAQVLGLDVPADPDQPWPPERPRGSVDVTRDNIQWAREHLAPWIGRRLRGESSGDHVEAKRPDLLPL
- a CDS encoding MBL fold metallo-hydrolase — its product is MTGSRPLRPRLRALRPEAFGADPSGARLERIRRSPNFADGVFQNPVGARNRPSGSMAEFAKIYFHREQRVRRSPAAPIPVHPTTLADLAKPPASGLRLTWMGHSSVLAEIDGRRVLFDPVWGERCSPFPFAGPKRLHPVPVPLSSLGEVDVVVISHDHYDHLDLPTIKELAGTDTVFAVPLGVGAHLERWGVPADRLRELDWNESTKIAGLSLTATPARHFCGRGLRNQQHTLWASWVVAGDEHRIYHSGDTGYFPGFEEIGAEHGPFDATMIQIGAYSEYWPDIHMTPEEGMRAHLDLQGGTPHGTMLPIHWGTFNLALHPWDEPGEGTLAAAEGAGAAVALPIPGQPFEPGTAGAPSMPWWRPFVAGERTGGPVDGPSAVPPLGAGSVAGTAARVGSAGTGGQEKPESVGS